From the Acidilutibacter cellobiosedens genome, one window contains:
- a CDS encoding carbohydrate ABC transporter permease encodes MKKSKMNVWLFILPGFIGVLLFYIIPFFMSLYYTFTKGVTDVQFIWFENFKDLVGNPTFELATKNTLKFILIGVPSVTLLSLFLSLLMSDKLYVFPRWAMLSPIIVPVASALMSWKTLFDNEGIINKIIQLFGWNTVDFLGGKHAMGFLIFIFIIKNMGYMLVIFTGAISSLEKEYKEAFLLDSNSKLKYSFKIVVPLITPIIFFVVIFSIINSFQMFREAYGLYENYPPSTAYLLQHFMNNNFLKLNYQRLSTAAFILVIEYPS; translated from the coding sequence ATGAAAAAAAGTAAGATGAATGTATGGCTCTTTATTCTTCCCGGGTTTATAGGAGTTCTTTTGTTCTATATTATCCCGTTTTTTATGAGCCTTTATTATACTTTTACAAAAGGTGTAACAGATGTTCAATTTATCTGGTTTGAAAACTTTAAGGATTTAGTCGGGAATCCTACATTTGAGCTTGCAACAAAAAACACGTTGAAGTTTATTTTAATCGGTGTTCCATCGGTTACCTTACTTTCGTTATTTTTAAGCCTACTGATGTCGGATAAGCTTTATGTCTTCCCAAGATGGGCAATGCTTTCACCTATAATCGTTCCTGTTGCATCAGCACTTATGAGCTGGAAAACATTATTTGACAATGAAGGAATTATAAATAAAATAATACAATTATTTGGGTGGAACACAGTAGATTTCTTAGGAGGAAAGCATGCAATGGGGTTTTTGATCTTCATTTTTATAATAAAAAATATGGGATATATGCTTGTAATATTCACAGGTGCAATCTCATCCCTTGAAAAGGAATACAAAGAAGCATTTCTTTTGGATTCAAATTCAAAACTAAAGTATTCATTTAAAATAGTAGTACCTTTAATTACGCCAATAATATTTTTTGTCGTAATATTCAGTATAATAAATTCCTTCCAAATGTTCAGAGAAGCCTATGGGCTTTATGAAAATTATCCACCAAGTACAGCCTATCTGTTACAGCATTTTATGAACAACAATTTTTTAAAGCTTAATTATCAGAGATTAAGCACCGCCGCTTTTATATTGGTAATAGAATATCCATCCTAA
- a CDS encoding ABC transporter ATP-binding protein has product MGRLSFRNIKKTYKGNIQAVKDFNLEVEDKEFIVLVGPSGCGKSTILRMVAGLEEITGGELYIDDVLMNEISPKDRDIAMVFQNYALYPHMTVYENMSLGLELRKVPKDEIARKIEEVAKTLDIKDLLNRKPKALSGGQQQRVALGRAIVRNPKVFLMDEPLSNLDAKLRVQTRIEVIKLHNELETTFIYVTHDQIEAMTMGTRIIVMKDGCIQQVATPKELYYNPSNIFVAGFIGSPQMNFIDVNVEKIEDIVHLKTKEIEIELNKKKSKKIEEGGYIANKIVIGIRPESLNLIEDSSITANYIEGKVDVIEMVGAESFIHLIIGDEKIVAKINSKEEHRKGDILKLSFDCEDIYLFDKESENAIE; this is encoded by the coding sequence ATGGGAAGGCTATCGTTTAGAAATATAAAAAAAACGTATAAAGGAAATATTCAGGCAGTAAAGGATTTTAACCTTGAGGTTGAAGATAAAGAATTTATAGTTTTGGTAGGTCCATCCGGTTGCGGAAAATCCACAATACTTCGTATGGTTGCAGGATTAGAGGAGATAACAGGAGGAGAATTATATATAGATGATGTATTGATGAATGAGATTTCTCCAAAGGACAGAGATATTGCAATGGTGTTTCAAAACTATGCTCTTTACCCCCATATGACAGTCTACGAAAATATGTCCTTGGGTTTAGAGCTTAGAAAAGTACCTAAGGATGAAATTGCAAGAAAGATAGAAGAAGTTGCAAAAACATTGGATATAAAGGATTTATTAAACAGAAAGCCGAAAGCCTTATCAGGAGGGCAACAGCAAAGGGTAGCTCTAGGAAGGGCAATAGTAAGAAATCCAAAAGTATTTTTAATGGATGAACCTCTTTCAAACTTGGATGCAAAACTAAGAGTTCAAACGAGGATAGAAGTAATAAAATTGCATAATGAATTGGAAACAACCTTCATATATGTAACCCATGATCAAATCGAAGCAATGACAATGGGAACGAGAATTATAGTAATGAAAGACGGATGTATCCAACAAGTAGCAACACCTAAAGAGCTTTATTATAATCCTTCAAATATATTTGTTGCAGGTTTCATAGGAAGTCCGCAAATGAACTTTATAGATGTAAATGTAGAAAAAATTGAAGATATAGTTCATCTCAAAACAAAAGAAATAGAAATAGAATTAAACAAAAAGAAAAGTAAAAAAATTGAAGAAGGAGGATATATTGCTAATAAAATAGTAATAGGAATAAGACCGGAAAGTTTAAATCTTATAGAAGATTCTTCAATTACAGCAAATTATATAGAAGGAAAGGTAGACGTTATAGAAATGGTAGGTGCTGAAAGCTTTATACATTTAATAATAGGAGACGAAAAGATAGTTGCAAAGATAAATTCAAAAGAAGAGCATAGAAAAGGAGATATTTTAAAGCTTAGTTTTGACTGTGAAGATATTTATTTATTTGATAAAGAAAGTGAAAATGCAATAGAATAA
- a CDS encoding superoxide dismutase family protein translates to MDYNYCCSDNAIAYIYGGPLQPNLYGEVKFLNVCGGTEVHVEVWGLPPYTPAHNSTMPIGPHGFHIHDGNTCEIGDPSDPFLSAGSHWNPTNQPHGNHAGDFPVLFSNSGYAKMIFFTNKFKPADIIGKTIIIHQNPDDYRTQPTGNSGKRLGCGVISKLC, encoded by the coding sequence ATGGATTATAATTATTGCTGCAGCGATAATGCAATAGCTTATATATACGGAGGTCCGCTGCAACCTAATTTATACGGCGAAGTAAAATTCTTAAATGTTTGTGGCGGGACCGAAGTACACGTGGAAGTATGGGGGCTTCCACCATATACTCCTGCTCATAACAGTACCATGCCCATAGGTCCTCACGGATTTCATATACACGACGGAAATACATGCGAAATAGGAGATCCGTCAGATCCCTTTCTCTCGGCAGGAAGTCACTGGAATCCCACAAATCAGCCCCACGGAAATCATGCTGGGGACTTCCCCGTACTGTTTTCCAACAGCGGCTATGCAAAGATGATTTTCTTCACAAATAAATTTAAGCCCGCCGACATAATAGGAAAAACCATAATAATACACCAAAATCCCGACGATTACAGGACTCAGCCTACGGGAAATTCAGGGAAAAGATTGGGCTGCGGAGTGATAAGTAAGCTCTGTTAA
- a CDS encoding pyridoxamine 5'-phosphate oxidase family protein, with protein MFKEMRRKDKEMDKNSVIDIVKNGKYGIMSTVGDDGYPYGIPLNYVYIDNNIYFHCAPEGHKINNLKYNEKVSFCIVELAEILSKKFTTKYRSAVIFGKAREVLEEKEKKKAFMELIHKYSNEYMEAGERYIDKSMDAAKIFKIEIEDIKGKKNN; from the coding sequence ATGTTTAAAGAAATGAGAAGAAAAGATAAAGAAATGGATAAAAATTCGGTTATCGATATTGTTAAAAATGGGAAATACGGAATAATGTCAACAGTTGGGGATGACGGGTACCCTTATGGAATTCCGCTGAACTATGTGTATATTGATAATAATATTTATTTTCATTGTGCACCGGAAGGACATAAGATTAATAATCTGAAATATAATGAAAAAGTATCTTTTTGTATAGTGGAATTAGCTGAGATTCTTTCTAAAAAATTTACTACAAAATACAGAAGTGCAGTAATATTTGGGAAAGCAAGGGAAGTATTAGAAGAAAAAGAGAAAAAGAAGGCTTTTATGGAGCTTATTCACAAGTATTCAAATGAATACATGGAAGCGGGAGAAAGGTATATAGACAAAAGCATGGATGCTGCAAAGATTTTTAAGATTGAAATAGAGGATATTAAGGGGAAGAAGAATAACTAA
- a CDS encoding ribonuclease H-like YkuK family protein — protein sequence MKKMHSPTYGNISFEDMISKIKNFISKSPNSEYNISVGTDSQNFDYTKTVIVVSVYRRGHGGIFFYDIKNVKRINNLMQKLFYETSTSLEIAIKLLKAFEEEKINLGISIHVDAGNNGSTSKFIREITGWVNSYGFDCETKPNSYAASSIADKFSK from the coding sequence ATGAAAAAAATGCACAGTCCTACTTATGGCAATATATCTTTTGAAGATATGATTTCGAAGATTAAAAATTTTATTTCCAAATCACCTAATAGTGAATACAATATATCGGTAGGAACGGACAGCCAGAACTTTGACTATACAAAGACCGTAATAGTCGTTTCGGTTTACAGAAGAGGTCATGGAGGAATATTTTTCTATGATATAAAGAATGTAAAGAGAATAAACAATCTGATGCAGAAATTATTTTATGAAACGAGTACCAGTTTGGAGATAGCAATTAAACTGCTGAAAGCCTTTGAAGAGGAAAAAATAAATTTGGGTATAAGTATTCATGTGGATGCGGGAAATAACGGTTCAACTTCAAAATTCATAAGGGAAATAACCGGATGGGTAAATTCATACGGATTTGACTGTGAAACAAAACCTAATTCCTATGCTGCTTCCTCTATAGCGGATAAATTTTCAAAATAA
- a CDS encoding patatin-like phospholipase family protein: MTVQNVGLVLEGGGMRGAYTSGVLTAMMDKNIKFSYIIGVSAGANNGANFIAEQRERNRKVFVDYVNHKGYSGFKYFLGRKGYFNMDFLFDKLPNELVPFDYDTFLNSPVIFKVCVTDSKTGKPVYFEKKQFRSKDDINTVLQASSSLPIISNPVNINGKLYFDGGISDSIPVEKSINDGNKYNVLVLTRNKGYRKKEEKLGTLGKILLKNYPEIINNIKKRHKMYNKALNKIDELERNGQVYVFRPIEKIEVSRLEKDVNKLQKLYEQGYEETISQIDTFEKWLEHVQDIH; the protein is encoded by the coding sequence ATGACAGTTCAAAATGTTGGATTGGTACTTGAAGGGGGAGGTATGAGAGGAGCTTATACTTCAGGAGTATTAACTGCCATGATGGACAAAAATATAAAATTTTCTTATATAATAGGAGTCTCGGCGGGAGCTAATAATGGAGCGAATTTTATTGCCGAACAAAGGGAAAGAAATAGAAAGGTTTTTGTAGATTATGTAAATCATAAAGGATATTCGGGATTTAAATATTTTTTAGGAAGAAAGGGCTATTTTAATATGGATTTCTTGTTTGATAAACTTCCCAACGAATTGGTTCCATTTGATTATGATACTTTTTTGAATTCTCCGGTAATATTTAAAGTTTGTGTTACAGATAGTAAAACGGGAAAACCGGTTTATTTTGAAAAAAAACAATTTCGGTCAAAAGATGATATTAATACGGTTCTTCAGGCTTCCAGCAGTTTGCCTATAATATCGAATCCTGTAAATATTAATGGAAAGCTATATTTTGACGGGGGGATATCCGATTCAATTCCCGTAGAAAAATCTATAAATGATGGGAATAAATATAATGTATTAGTCCTTACAAGGAATAAAGGGTATAGAAAAAAAGAAGAAAAATTAGGGACATTAGGTAAAATATTATTAAAAAATTATCCAGAAATAATTAATAATATAAAAAAAAGACATAAAATGTATAATAAAGCTTTAAACAAAATTGATGAATTGGAAAGAAATGGACAAGTTTATGTGTTTAGGCCTATAGAAAAAATTGAAGTGAGTAGATTGGAAAAGGATGTAAATAAATTGCAAAAACTTTATGAACAAGGTTATGAAGAAACCATTTCTCAAATTGATACATTTGAAAAATGGTTAGAGCATGTTCAAGATATTCATTAA
- a CDS encoding DUF5700 domain-containing putative Zn-dependent protease yields the protein MIFESRGAEFLISLYKNNYFDEKKYKEWINTHEMKEFLRHERALNRNTSKSILKREIIKVLKDSSYEDMYGYFKIKRNIEQIEKDYNYINDNWEIIVNNALKRLYNIIPEWVEINPQIFLLAGGVDGGFCIFGKRIYINLIKYIGKIEEFEKVISHEMYHIRKNPFRRKKSWIKNMYFYPEKYLYELFGRILEEGIACLIQHEANFIADDPAGTLTKENMNFAEAEFKKLNEMLIFVKKGKPQYFSFQRLNTYVIGYKIAKFLYEKDGLFILNKWTLDYNYKEPIKKYIEVCRESNVNSGFTRNIEEWILYNIV from the coding sequence ATGATCTTTGAGAGTCGGGGGGCCGAATTTTTAATCAGTCTTTATAAAAATAATTATTTTGATGAAAAAAAATATAAAGAATGGATAAATACTCATGAAATGAAAGAATTTTTAAGACACGAAAGGGCATTGAACAGAAATACAAGTAAAAGTATTTTAAAGAGAGAAATAATTAAGGTATTAAAAGATAGCAGTTATGAGGATATGTATGGGTATTTTAAAATAAAAAGGAATATTGAACAGATAGAGAAGGATTATAACTATATTAACGATAATTGGGAAATTATTGTTAATAATGCGTTGAAAAGATTGTATAATATTATTCCTGAGTGGGTGGAGATAAATCCTCAAATATTCTTATTAGCCGGAGGAGTTGACGGAGGATTTTGTATTTTTGGTAAAAGGATATATATTAATCTGATAAAATATATAGGGAAAATAGAAGAATTTGAAAAAGTTATTTCTCATGAAATGTATCATATAAGGAAGAATCCTTTTAGAAGAAAAAAGTCTTGGATAAAGAATATGTATTTTTATCCTGAGAAGTACTTATATGAATTATTCGGAAGAATATTAGAAGAGGGAATAGCATGTTTAATTCAACATGAGGCGAACTTTATTGCAGACGATCCTGCCGGTACTCTCACGAAAGAAAACATGAATTTTGCAGAGGCAGAGTTTAAAAAATTAAACGAGATGTTGATATTTGTTAAGAAAGGAAAGCCCCAGTATTTTTCATTTCAAAGATTAAATACCTATGTAATAGGATATAAGATAGCAAAATTTCTTTATGAAAAGGACGGATTATTTATTCTGAATAAATGGACATTGGATTATAATTATAAGGAACCGATAAAAAAATATATTGAAGTATGCAGAGAAAGTAATGTAAATTCAGGATTTACGAGAAATATAGAAGAATGGATTTTATATAATATCGTATGA
- a CDS encoding PTS sugar transporter subunit IIA, with protein MFKMFLKEKWIDIFSPVNGEIISLEKLEGDNSAFNDMGKGIGIIPSDGKIVAPFDGEIASIYKRNHCIIVRNEDDIELIIHIGLDTNKLNGEGFVRHVELMDKVKKGDLLIEADIDKIKEKGFSIVTPVIVSHSNRIEEIEMSDGFLKRGEDVIMKVKMKKK; from the coding sequence ATGTTTAAAATGTTTTTAAAGGAAAAGTGGATTGATATATTTTCACCTGTTAATGGAGAAATCATTTCTCTTGAAAAATTGGAAGGTGACAATTCTGCATTTAATGATATGGGAAAGGGTATAGGAATAATCCCTTCGGACGGGAAAATAGTAGCACCCTTTGATGGAGAAATTGCCAGTATATATAAAAGAAACCATTGTATAATAGTGAGAAATGAAGACGATATAGAGTTAATAATACATATCGGACTTGATACCAATAAATTAAACGGAGAGGGATTTGTAAGACATGTAGAACTTATGGATAAGGTAAAAAAAGGTGACCTTCTTATAGAGGCTGATATTGACAAAATAAAGGAAAAAGGCTTTTCTATTGTTACTCCGGTAATTGTTTCCCATTCAAATAGAATTGAAGAAATAGAAATGTCCGATGGATTTTTAAAAAGAGGGGAAGATGTTATAATGAAGGTAAAAATGAAGAAAAAATAA
- a CDS encoding metallophosphoesterase family protein, which yields MIKIIHTGDLHIGVQFKNTSFDGIQSKKRRIELWETFERILKRADENKPDFLIISGDLFEEDYFTMGDIKRIRDGFNSIKGVNVVISAGNHDPLDEKSLYNLIQWPENVYIFHNEKLEKKEFNSLNTVIWGYSWKEKEEKKRLFDDLDNIDKDKINVLVLHGDILNKDSPYMPLDMGEIESLGFDYVALGHIHKPQFLKDRISYCGSPEPLDFGETGIHGIVEGEIEKGRVSLKLIPFSKRIFVNKEIDVSHIAGFSDVIQAIKNIDDENSRRKNFYRLTLKGIMDRDINLDLEEIKEILKDEFYHIEIINCTTPDYDLDKLLKENNNNIIGIFIKEMMKKGLEDPIVKDGLYLGLKILLKEKMGE from the coding sequence ATGATTAAGATAATCCATACCGGAGATTTACATATAGGAGTCCAATTTAAAAATACGAGCTTTGACGGAATACAATCTAAAAAACGAAGGATTGAACTTTGGGAAACCTTTGAAAGGATTCTGAAAAGGGCTGATGAGAATAAGCCGGATTTTCTTATTATCTCCGGGGACCTATTTGAAGAAGATTATTTTACTATGGGAGATATAAAGAGGATAAGAGACGGCTTTAACAGTATCAAAGGAGTAAATGTAGTTATATCTGCAGGAAACCACGATCCCTTAGATGAAAAATCTTTATATAATCTTATACAATGGCCCGAGAATGTATATATTTTTCATAATGAAAAATTGGAGAAAAAGGAATTTAATAGTCTTAATACTGTTATTTGGGGTTATAGTTGGAAGGAGAAGGAAGAAAAAAAGAGATTATTTGATGATTTGGACAACATAGATAAAGATAAAATCAATGTTCTTGTTCTTCACGGGGATATTTTAAATAAGGATTCCCCGTATATGCCCTTGGATATGGGGGAAATAGAAAGCTTAGGGTTTGACTATGTTGCATTGGGACATATACATAAACCACAGTTTCTGAAAGATAGGATTTCCTACTGCGGAAGCCCCGAGCCTTTAGACTTTGGAGAAACGGGAATTCACGGCATAGTTGAGGGAGAAATTGAAAAGGGAAGAGTATCATTGAAACTGATTCCTTTCAGTAAAAGGATATTTGTAAACAAGGAGATAGACGTCTCCCATATTGCCGGATTTTCAGATGTTATACAAGCTATTAAAAATATAGACGATGAAAATTCGAGGCGAAAAAATTTCTACAGATTAACTTTAAAGGGTATAATGGATAGAGACATCAATTTGGATTTGGAAGAAATAAAGGAAATACTTAAAGATGAGTTTTATCATATAGAAATAATAAATTGTACAACTCCGGATTATGATTTGGACAAACTTTTGAAGGAAAACAATAATAATATTATCGGGATTTTTATAAAAGAGATGATGAAAAAAGGCCTTGAAGATCCTATTGTAAAAGACGGACTTTACTTAGGGCTTAAAATACTTCTTAAAGAGAAGATGGGTGAATAA
- a CDS encoding AAA family ATPase, which produces MVIRELKINSFGKFKNKEIEFKDGFNLVYGENESGKTTVHKFIEGMLFGFFKPYSKKKIYTADQKKYIPWTKEGYNGIIKYSYNNNMYRVERNFLKKQDEVKIFDDITGEDITDFFEYDPVLRQHIPILPEMNINSIIYKNTVSISQMNSKIECSLSKEVKNSLINVGKSLSEDISIKKVTDFFNNEIDNIGTKERKKTSPYGKAVEELDALYKEKDKTVKELEIVNDFLWRLQGTEEEIKRLKTDKENAEIEVEKIKKLQLIKKYKDASLLKNSIENMETQIEKLKKYEDLNFDEYGEIVSLTGEVYNFKEKVDNLKNEIEEKNIQIREVERKILKLKEFEDMDENKIKNIVSSLQDFYINNKKLKELNEKIKGKAEQNIYNTGEYENIFEDLYKYEELEEKKNKILYDQDYSKSLFLKVRLEEKEKLIKKSNLFFILLMVALFSFIGMGFINKFLFIGIIPIFLFIIYIISRKKEIEDYVVNLKGQINEINNKEENKEGEIGKIENELKNILSKYDLKSKIELKKLLNSNYERDLNLKSEEKSLKDIKDEIIELNNVVKKLREDCNDYFIKFSLDENCSLNDIKNIEINYADYRNLLDKHRNYMEENNKLKGKYNFSIEETERVSKNIRKLLNKNKCSSLEEFKEGLNKKNEYKSLKDKLENDNILLNNILNENNFERLKDQVGSFKEDVDYFHNEENKDDLMDRIKKLDTRISKLYIDKTVFESNIKNAYSGIRPLVEIIEDIERKKNVIDYYENKIKSLVLARDTIDNISKNIHKEFAPLLNERISSLIRMITDERYKEVKISENMDVSVEDPETGMLVNIEQLSGGTMDQLYFATRFEIMDTMEEEKIPLILDDSFVQYDYNRLKNILKFLSKDVSGRQIILFTCHIREREILDELGVKYNYINLS; this is translated from the coding sequence ATGGTAATAAGAGAATTAAAGATAAATTCCTTCGGAAAATTCAAGAATAAGGAAATTGAATTCAAAGATGGTTTCAATCTTGTATATGGAGAAAATGAATCGGGAAAGACTACTGTACATAAATTTATTGAGGGAATGTTATTTGGATTTTTTAAGCCTTATTCCAAAAAGAAAATATATACTGCAGACCAGAAAAAGTATATCCCCTGGACGAAAGAAGGCTATAACGGAATTATTAAATATTCCTATAATAACAATATGTATAGAGTTGAACGTAACTTTTTAAAGAAACAGGATGAAGTGAAAATATTTGACGATATTACAGGAGAGGATATCACTGATTTTTTTGAATATGATCCTGTATTGAGGCAACATATTCCCATACTTCCTGAGATGAATATTAACAGTATCATATATAAAAATACGGTAAGCATAAGTCAGATGAACAGTAAGATAGAATGCTCCCTGTCGAAGGAAGTAAAGAATAGTTTGATTAATGTAGGAAAAAGTTTAAGTGAAGATATCTCCATTAAAAAAGTAACGGATTTTTTTAATAATGAAATCGACAATATAGGGACTAAAGAAAGAAAGAAAACTTCTCCTTACGGAAAAGCTGTTGAAGAACTGGATGCCTTGTATAAGGAAAAAGATAAGACCGTTAAGGAATTGGAAATCGTCAATGATTTTTTGTGGAGGCTTCAGGGAACGGAAGAAGAAATAAAGAGATTAAAAACTGATAAGGAAAATGCTGAAATAGAGGTAGAAAAGATAAAAAAATTGCAGCTAATAAAAAAGTATAAGGATGCTTCTCTATTAAAGAATAGTATTGAAAATATGGAAACACAAATTGAAAAATTGAAGAAATATGAAGATTTAAATTTCGATGAATATGGTGAAATAGTATCTCTGACAGGAGAAGTTTATAACTTTAAAGAGAAAGTTGATAATTTAAAAAATGAGATAGAAGAAAAAAACATACAGATCAGAGAGGTTGAAAGGAAAATATTAAAATTAAAAGAATTTGAAGATATGGATGAAAATAAAATAAAAAACATTGTTTCTTCTCTTCAGGATTTTTATATTAATAATAAAAAACTTAAGGAATTGAATGAAAAAATAAAGGGAAAGGCAGAACAGAATATATATAATACAGGTGAATACGAAAATATTTTCGAGGATTTGTATAAATATGAAGAATTGGAAGAAAAAAAGAATAAAATTCTTTATGACCAAGATTATTCAAAATCTTTATTTTTAAAAGTCAGGCTGGAGGAAAAGGAAAAACTGATTAAAAAAAGTAATTTATTTTTTATATTACTAATGGTAGCTCTTTTTTCATTTATCGGAATGGGATTTATAAATAAATTCTTATTTATAGGAATTATACCTATTTTTTTATTTATTATATATATTATATCCCGAAAAAAGGAAATTGAAGATTATGTTGTCAACTTGAAGGGACAAATAAATGAGATTAATAATAAAGAAGAAAATAAAGAAGGAGAGATCGGGAAAATAGAAAACGAACTGAAGAACATATTGAGTAAATATGATCTCAAATCTAAAATTGAACTGAAAAAATTATTAAATTCAAATTATGAAAGAGATTTAAATTTAAAGAGCGAGGAAAAAAGTTTAAAGGATATTAAAGATGAAATAATTGAATTAAATAATGTTGTAAAAAAGTTACGGGAAGATTGTAATGATTATTTTATTAAATTCAGTTTGGATGAAAACTGTTCTTTAAATGATATTAAAAATATTGAAATAAATTATGCGGATTATAGAAATTTACTGGATAAGCATAGAAACTATATGGAAGAAAATAACAAATTAAAGGGAAAATATAATTTTTCTATAGAAGAAACAGAAAGGGTATCCAAGAACATAAGAAAATTGCTTAACAAGAATAAATGCAGCTCTCTTGAAGAATTTAAGGAAGGGTTGAATAAGAAAAACGAATATAAAAGTTTAAAAGATAAATTAGAAAATGATAATATACTTTTAAATAATATTTTGAATGAAAATAATTTTGAGCGGTTAAAAGATCAGGTCGGTTCTTTCAAAGAAGATGTAGACTATTTTCATAATGAAGAAAATAAGGATGACCTTATGGACCGTATTAAGAAATTGGATACAAGGATTTCCAAATTATATATTGATAAGACAGTATTTGAATCTAATATAAAGAATGCTTATTCGGGTATAAGACCTTTGGTAGAGATAATTGAGGACATAGAGAGAAAGAAAAATGTTATTGATTATTATGAGAACAAAATTAAGTCTTTAGTCTTAGCAAGGGACACTATAGATAATATTTCAAAGAATATTCATAAGGAATTTGCTCCTCTTTTAAATGAAAGGATAAGTAGCTTAATCAGGATGATTACTGATGAGAGATATAAAGAAGTTAAGATTAGCGAAAATATGGATGTTTCTGTAGAAGATCCGGAAACCGGAATGTTAGTAAATATAGAACAATTAAGTGGAGGAACTATGGATCAGCTTTACTTTGCAACTCGATTTGAGATTATGGATACTATGGAAGAAGAAAAGATACCGTTAATATTAGACGATTCTTTTGTTCAATATGATTATAACAGATTGAAGAATATTTTAAAATTTTTGTCAAAAGATGTTTCCGGCAGACAAATAATTCTTTTTACATGTCATATAAGAGAAAGGGAAATATTAGATGAATTAGGTGTTAAATATAATTATATAAACCTTAGTTAA
- a CDS encoding metallophosphoesterase translates to MIYGIGDLHLDNTKTKPMDIFGSLWINHEEKIFSNWKKVVSNEDVVLIPGDISWAMNIEEAYFDLKKIDLLPGKKVITKGNHDYWWESKRKLKSLELKSIFFLQNESFDFNKVSISGTRGWISKDSEGFDSHDEKIFSRELNRLNLSLSQKKENIDKRIVMLHYPPFNMDLTPNEFVSLMKEKKVDLCIYGHLHGEGHRYVVEGLIEGIEFLCVSSDYLNFCPKKLM, encoded by the coding sequence ATGATTTATGGGATAGGTGATTTACATTTAGACAATACAAAGACAAAACCCATGGATATATTCGGAAGTTTATGGATAAATCATGAAGAAAAAATATTCTCAAATTGGAAAAAAGTAGTAAGCAATGAGGATGTAGTTTTAATTCCCGGGGATATTTCTTGGGCAATGAACATAGAAGAGGCTTATTTTGATTTAAAAAAGATAGATTTACTTCCGGGCAAAAAGGTAATAACTAAAGGGAATCATGATTATTGGTGGGAAAGTAAAAGAAAATTGAAATCCTTGGAATTGAAAAGCATCTTTTTCCTTCAAAACGAAAGTTTTGATTTTAACAAAGTTTCCATATCCGGAACAAGAGGATGGATTTCAAAGGATTCGGAAGGGTTCGATTCCCATGATGAAAAAATTTTTTCCAGGGAATTAAATAGGTTAAATCTTTCTCTTTCTCAGAAAAAAGAAAATATTGACAAGAGAATTGTAATGCTTCATTATCCTCCTTTCAATATGGATTTAACTCCTAACGAATTTGTCAGTCTCATGAAAGAAAAAAAAGTGGATTTATGCATATATGGCCATCTTCACGGAGAAGGACACAGATATGTTGTTGAAGGATTAATTGAGGGTATAGAGTTTCTATGTGTTTCAAGTGATTATTTGAATTTTTGTCCCAAGAAATTAATGTAA